The following nucleotide sequence is from Drosophila takahashii strain IR98-3 E-12201 chromosome 3L, DtakHiC1v2, whole genome shotgun sequence.
CTTCGGTGGTTTTTCCGCTCCTTATCCTGATTTTTCTGCCAGGGATTTGCTCCCTAGCCGGGATTGCCTGTCGAATAGCAGTAAAGCTGAATGTCCAGGTGACCTATCTGTACCGTTGTTCCAGTTGTCCTGCTTCCTTTGATCCCGAGCACTCTGCCTTGGAACTGGAACTCCATCGCTGTGTGGGCAGTCGATTACCCACGGTCACGAGGAACATCGAGGCCCATGAAGTGGAACCATTGCGAAACACGGACAGCCTGAGCATCTTTCACATCCCAGCGGGCGAGGGGGGAGATGCCCTGGTTCGCCGCATCCTGGACATGTTGAATCCCCGCCAGCCGCGCAAGCATCTGCACAAGTACCTGTTTATTTGGCCAGGAGCCAGGAGAAATCAGTTATTACAACTGTTCAGAGGCAGCTGGGCCAAGAAACTGCTCTATGGACTGGCCATAACGGGCAAGGATAACGGACTCTTTGACTTTGATCCCTTTGCAGAGGGGGGCCTACAGGTAGGgtactatcgatactatcgatggttttaatatttaggaaaCATCGATGGTTTCGATGCAATAATTGCATTTTACATGCAACTTtggtacacagagaaaattatacaacgttttaggtgccgttttcatataaaaacgttttaaaactaaaaatgcaaagtaaaacaaatttgtatgaagcgttttactttttaaaatgtttcactccttattttgcacctaaaacttttgataattttctttgataattttctctgtgtgtcttttaaggcctagtactcacttcaatcaaaaaggcaacgaaacgaaaatttctatacaaaaatgacaggcggaaaatttcgtgatcaaaatattgtatggagattttcatttcgtaggcttttcgattgaagtgagtactaggcctaagacaaaaaatttattttaaagtatatactTAGGAACACGAcggtattttaattgttaagtcTCAACATCGAATTTTGTTTCACTTTAATCACTGTAAAGACCATTTCTTTTCCCATAATTTTTATAAGTGAACCACACATtatcaataattttttgtttcatatttttcctttatttttacaatttcctttttaatttctttaattttcgatagtatcgatagtatcgatagtgacTACCAACGATAGCCAGATTTTAACAACCCTACCTTCAGGTGGTGCATCGTTCGGCGGAGGATCCCTATTACCCCCTGAAGATGAATAACCTCAGGGGCTACCCGTTGCGTTTCTCCATGTTCACGGATCCCCTGATGGCGGTGCCCAGATATCCCGTGGAGACGGCCGGCTACAAGGCGATCGATGGAGTGGCGGCCCGAGTGGCTGCCAGGATGTTGAATGCCACCGTTACCTATGTTCTCCCCGCCGACAATGAATCCTATGGACGTTGTCTGCCTGGTGGCAATTTCACCGGAGTGGTTAGAGATATAGTGGGTGGTCACACCCACTTTGCACCCAACTCGCGGTTCGTGCTCGACTGCATCTGGCCGGAAGTGGAGGTGCTGTATCCGTACACCCGTCGTGTACTCTACCTGGTGGTTCCCTCTTCCGAAATTCAGCCGGAGTACCTGATCTTCGTGCGCGTCTTCCGGCGTTCCGTGTGGCATCTCTTGCTGCTGACCCTTTTGGTGGTGGTCCTGGTCTTCTGGGTGATGCAGCGGCTGTACAAGAGGATTCCCCGCCCGCGGCCAGTTGTCCAGTTTCAGGCCACCTGGTATGAGATCCTGGAGATGTTTGGGAAAACCCATGTGGGTGAACCAGCTGGAAGGCTCTCCTCCTTCAGCTCGATGCGCACCTTTCTGATGGGCTGGATACTCTTCAGCTACGTCCTGACCACCATATACTTTGCCAAACTGGAATCGGGATTCGTGCGTCCCAGCTACGAGGAGCAGGTGGATCGGGTGGAGGGTCTGGCCCAATTGGATGTTCATATCTACGCGGTGACCACCATTTATGATGCAGTGCGACCGGCCCTGTCGGAGCACCAGTATGGTCTGCTGGAGAACCGCAGTCGCCAGTTGCCCCTGGGTCTGACCACTTCCTATTACCAATTGCTGGTTTATCGCAGGGATCGGCGGGCGGCCTTTATAATGCGCGATTTCCACGCCCGCGACTTCCTGGCCCTCAGCTATAATTCACAGGCGGAGCGACCCGCCTACCACATAGTCAAGGAGTACCTGCGCTCCATGATCTGCACCTACATTTTGCCCCGGGGATCTCCCTTCCTGCAGCGCCTGGAGTCCTTGTTCTCGGGCTTCCACGAGCATGGATTCTTCGAGCACTGGCGTCAAATGGATCTGATCACCCGGGATGGAACCACGCCGAATGCCGAGGAGTTCTACGAGGATCTGGGCGACCAGACGGACACGGATCCCGCCGCCAACGAGGCGGGAATGCGTCACAAAAAGCGGGTGGTGCTCACCCTGGACATCCTGCAGGGCGCCTTTTATCTCTGGTCCGTGGGCATTGGGATTAGCTGCTTGGGATTCGCTGTGGAGCAGGCTTATTGCCTCTGGAGGGGTCATAAACTACGGATTTTGGATGTAACTAGAAATTCCAGAAATAATTAAAgcgtaaagaaaaaaaacaagagagaacgctatagtcgggttgttgtcccgactatctaatacccgtcactcagctaaagggagtgcgaacgctgtgtcgggttggtgtcccgactaataatcgtaactcagctaaagggagtgcgagggagatagatatataatttttgattgcgtataactttttaatgaatggtccgatttgaaaaatgtcttctacatttcgataggtatacatatacacaacaaaattgcatttatacttctcggaaatctttaaagatgtgggcgcaggacccattttaaaatcgttagtgggcgattgtgggcgttagagggggcgtggcgctcggctaaaataaacttgcgctgcgtagaaagccaaagaataagtgtggaaaatcttaaccttctggcttttgtagtttctgagatctcagcgttcatacagacggacagacagacagacggacagacggacagacggacagacggacagacggacatggctagatcgactcggctagtgaccctgatcaagaatatatatactttatggggtcggaaacgcttccttctagctgttacatacttttgcacgaatctagtatacccttttactctacgagtaacgggtataaaaagaactTATATAGCCAGTTTGAAGCGTCATAACCTAAGCTTTTAACCGAAACTTGTTTAGTTGAgtgaatatatacatacaatggccatcaccttctgaagaattcgcggtttttcatCTTTTATGATAAAGCGCCATTGCTGTTACTTAagtaaatgtataaataaaatctcctcaagaattcgcggttttttatCTTGTATGCCTCTAAGTGGTAACGTTGTACGAGTAAATATACAAGTTAATGGTCTCCTAAAGAATTCGTGGTTTATAATCTTGTATAATAAAACCTCTAGTGTTGGTGTTATACGAGAATTGCTCGTcgagcaaatataaaaattttatttcacacaTGTATAATACACAAGGAATAGTATACTGTGCGTATCAatcattttcaagtattaTACATTTGCATATTACTTTGTGTCATTTTCCATACCCTGCTTAAAAGTTTAAGTTAATcctaagtttaaaattaattaatacttGGTTATTCAGAGTCTGTctcatgtaaataaaattataatttgtaatgatAATTGAACATTTAAATCTAACGTCTTTTTAACAGTGCCGTTATTCGCTCTGCCCTTAACAGCACCCTAGAGACCATCAGTCCCAAATATCGATAGCACACGTCTCAATATCGATAGTCCAGCGACGAGCAACCCTGATCCGGCTGTCATGTTTCACTTCCTGAACTTGCGAACAAAATAGAATCGCCAAGGCACAGAAAACCCTGCGAGTGGCGAGTGTTTTAAGATCACACTCACAAACAACATCCAAAGTGGTTAGTGGCAGTTGAGTGAGTGCCAGAGACCCCGAAGAACAGCAGGGCAGACGGATAGccaaccacacacacagccaACAGCCAACGgccgagcagcagcaacaacaacagcctcgtttttcccgcttttcgtTCAGCACACATAACAACCAAACCAAACGACAGACGATGGCCGATGCAGAGAACAAGGTCTTGGCTCCcgagccgcagcagcagcaggagcagcagaatCTGCAGGAGCAGGAACTCGAGCAGGAGCTGCAGGacgagcagcagctgcagggcAAGCCCGCTCCGCCGCCCAAGGAAGTCATCGGTAAGGATGTGAATCTAGCTAATCCTAGCACTCGAATTCCCTATCCAAATCCCAACCCATTTCATTCATATGCAAGAACACATGGCGGCTGCTACCAAAATAGCattgaaataaaagaaaataaggagaagagaaaaaaatacatgCCTCCCtgcgcgcgtgtgtgtgtgtgtgtttgggtcTTAAAATATACGCGCGTCGGCCATTTTGTGCGGCCAAAGGCAACGCATGTACATATGAACGAGTGTTCGCGCCGCCggctaaccaaattgaaaattcTGCCTTTTGCCGGTCGTCTGTCTATACAGCCATTCACCCACCCACCCGGCACCACCCCCTGGCCACCCCTCCGCCCCAAAAAGAAATCCCCCCATAGAcatacacgcacacacatgcaTGGAGAGCCAGGGCAACCCAATTTGTTAATGCGCGCGCAGCacgagtgcgagcgagacggCTGACAGCCGGTGCGGGTGTGTGTGTCCATTGTTTTGGTACATCTACTTGTGCACACATACGCACACCTGGCTTTAAGGCGATTCCAAAACACGAGACCATCATATCATAATCACCATA
It contains:
- the Ir68b gene encoding uncharacterized protein Ir68b, whose protein sequence is MESSVVFPLLILIFLPGICSLAGIACRIAVKLNVQVTYLYRCSSCPASFDPEHSALELELHRCVGSRLPTVTRNIEAHEVEPLRNTDSLSIFHIPAGEGGDALVRRILDMLNPRQPRKHLHKYLFIWPGARRNQLLQLFRGSWAKKLLYGLAITGKDNGLFDFDPFAEGGLQVVHRSAEDPYYPLKMNNLRGYPLRFSMFTDPLMAVPRYPVETAGYKAIDGVAARVAARMLNATVTYVLPADNESYGRCLPGGNFTGVVRDIVGGHTHFAPNSRFVLDCIWPEVEVLYPYTRRVLYLVVPSSEIQPEYLIFVRVFRRSVWHLLLLTLLVVVLVFWVMQRLYKRIPRPRPVVQFQATWYEILEMFGKTHVGEPAGRLSSFSSMRTFLMGWILFSYVLTTIYFAKLESGFVRPSYEEQVDRVEGLAQLDVHIYAVTTIYDAVRPALSEHQYGLLENRSRQLPLGLTTSYYQLLVYRRDRRAAFIMRDFHARDFLALSYNSQAERPAYHIVKEYLRSMICTYILPRGSPFLQRLESLFSGFHEHGFFEHWRQMDLITRDGTTPNAEEFYEDLGDQTDTDPAANEAGMRHKKRVVLTLDILQGAFYLWSVGIGISCLGFAVEQAYCLWRGHKLRILDVTRNSRNN